Proteins encoded in a region of the Isosphaeraceae bacterium EP7 genome:
- a CDS encoding DUF6599 family protein produces the protein MREMLIKLGDKFWTDPLMTLAIAAGLIALASTPIAFAVLGNTKWFEARRGRVMLKPAFWSVVCSMMLVMGIPAIFLALVVKSESFDKDRYEFDPNKSWSVLEQGRGYATIKAADEGVRVEMARLADERKNLLNSVKKLDEAMIRLRAVAGTSAQVAATIPDVLQTLAAVRKSVGLDGPQQLIDLTAPPVELAAIGGGTTGAPANLAPAPVAAVAAAPAPGPGLTKEQADAELATVPAPQKPLAAFLPLTDLPGGWMVAKSGDRYLETFNAENLFEKIDGRAESFTQYDVRGMAYTYYHPIGDDSNEVQLYIFEMANPLKALGKYGSEKPDGVSVQPIGTEGYTSAGSTLFYTGKYYIQIVSTKDHSTFADFALNLAGRIAKAMKGGEGAGASPGQKKEATPEDLFALLPDGPAKANPKYIAQDVFGYAFLSDVFMADYQDGDVAFQGFIRPYADPAAAKAVLEEYLAGAKLDGAEVKELPAEGADKIVVSSNIGLVDVLILKGNALAGVNGSTDGAKAEVFAKGFAKSLPTVVPIVDTGSAKKPEAGGDESK, from the coding sequence ATGCGTGAGATGCTGATCAAGCTGGGCGACAAGTTCTGGACCGACCCGTTGATGACGCTGGCCATCGCCGCGGGGCTCATCGCGCTGGCGAGCACCCCGATCGCGTTCGCCGTGCTGGGCAACACCAAGTGGTTCGAGGCCAGGCGTGGCCGGGTGATGCTGAAGCCCGCGTTCTGGTCGGTGGTCTGCTCGATGATGCTCGTGATGGGCATCCCGGCCATCTTCCTGGCCCTGGTCGTCAAGAGCGAGTCGTTCGACAAGGACCGCTACGAGTTCGACCCCAACAAGAGTTGGTCTGTGCTGGAGCAAGGCCGCGGCTACGCCACGATCAAGGCGGCCGACGAGGGGGTCCGGGTCGAGATGGCCCGGCTGGCCGACGAGCGGAAGAACCTGCTCAATTCGGTGAAGAAGCTGGATGAGGCCATGATCCGCCTGCGTGCGGTGGCCGGCACCTCGGCGCAGGTCGCCGCGACGATCCCCGACGTGCTCCAGACCCTGGCCGCCGTGCGCAAGAGCGTCGGGCTGGATGGCCCGCAGCAGCTGATCGACCTGACCGCCCCGCCGGTCGAGCTCGCCGCCATCGGCGGAGGCACGACCGGCGCCCCGGCCAACCTGGCCCCCGCCCCGGTTGCGGCCGTGGCGGCAGCCCCCGCCCCCGGGCCGGGACTGACCAAGGAACAGGCCGACGCCGAGCTGGCCACCGTCCCCGCGCCCCAGAAGCCGCTGGCCGCCTTCCTCCCCCTGACCGACCTGCCCGGAGGTTGGATGGTGGCCAAGAGTGGCGACCGCTACCTAGAGACGTTCAACGCCGAGAACCTCTTCGAGAAGATCGACGGCCGCGCCGAGAGCTTCACCCAGTACGACGTCCGGGGGATGGCCTACACCTACTATCACCCGATCGGTGACGACTCCAACGAGGTGCAGCTCTACATCTTCGAGATGGCCAATCCGCTGAAGGCGCTGGGCAAGTACGGCAGCGAGAAGCCCGATGGCGTGAGCGTCCAGCCCATCGGCACCGAGGGCTACACCTCAGCCGGCAGCACCCTGTTCTACACCGGCAAGTATTACATCCAGATCGTCTCGACGAAGGATCACTCCACCTTCGCCGATTTCGCCCTCAACCTGGCGGGACGCATCGCCAAGGCGATGAAGGGAGGCGAAGGCGCCGGGGCATCGCCGGGGCAGAAGAAGGAGGCGACCCCCGAGGACCTCTTCGCACTGCTTCCGGACGGGCCGGCCAAGGCCAATCCCAAGTACATCGCGCAGGACGTCTTCGGCTACGCATTCCTGTCCGACGTCTTCATGGCCGATTATCAGGATGGAGACGTCGCGTTCCAGGGTTTCATCCGCCCCTACGCCGACCCCGCCGCCGCCAAGGCCGTGCTCGAAGAGTACCTGGCCGGGGCCAAGCTGGACGGTGCCGAGGTGAAGGAACTGCCCGCCGAAGGGGCCGATAAGATCGTCGTCAGCTCGAACATCGGTCTGGTCGACGTCCTGATCTTGAAGGGCAATGCCCTGGCCGGGGTCAACGGCTCAACCGACGGGGCCAAGGCCGAGGTCTTCGCCAAGGGATTCGCCAAGTCGCTCCCCACTGTCGTCCCGATCGTCGACACCGGCTCGGCCAAGAAGCCCGAGGCCGGGGGCGACGAAAGCAAATAA
- a CDS encoding DUF362 domain-containing protein: protein MSEKLTRTQQKNLERLGGVNPADDTFSRRDFAARVGGTALVAGGAMAAGLLTRDRWGMEGVKPPPPVRLKDYSIKLDSAKPTLVVVRSRPVESSDYVDRKAEEMQAREDQAFAMVKAAMDAMGGVNKFIVKGDVVVVKPNVAFDKNPDLAATTQPDTLAAVIKLCFGAGARKVIVADNPINNPESCFFKTKVGDAALRAGAELMLPQDSYFEQLYVGGETIKNTWRMFYKPFQYATKVIGVSPVKDHNLCKATITMKNWYGLLGNPRNQFHQDIHGIISDFALMMKPTLVIADARKMLMRNGPTGGSLNDVKRSDAMIVGIDHVAVDSYTVSKILEKQRHEILYLDKAIKRGLGADWRPQWTQEITV, encoded by the coding sequence ATGAGCGAGAAACTGACGCGAACCCAGCAGAAGAACCTGGAACGGCTCGGGGGAGTGAACCCGGCCGACGACACCTTCAGCCGGCGCGACTTCGCCGCCCGGGTCGGCGGCACGGCGCTCGTCGCCGGCGGGGCCATGGCCGCAGGCCTGCTCACGCGCGATCGCTGGGGCATGGAAGGGGTCAAGCCACCGCCCCCGGTCCGCCTGAAGGACTACTCGATCAAGCTCGACTCGGCCAAGCCCACGCTGGTCGTCGTCCGATCCCGGCCCGTCGAGTCCAGCGACTACGTGGACAGGAAGGCCGAGGAGATGCAGGCCCGCGAGGACCAGGCCTTCGCGATGGTCAAGGCGGCCATGGACGCCATGGGCGGGGTGAACAAGTTCATCGTCAAGGGCGACGTCGTCGTCGTGAAGCCCAACGTCGCGTTCGACAAGAACCCCGACCTGGCCGCGACCACCCAGCCCGACACCCTGGCCGCCGTCATCAAGCTTTGCTTTGGCGCGGGTGCCCGCAAGGTGATCGTTGCCGACAACCCGATCAACAACCCCGAGAGCTGCTTCTTCAAGACCAAGGTGGGCGACGCCGCGCTGCGTGCCGGCGCCGAGCTGATGCTGCCGCAGGACAGCTACTTCGAGCAGCTTTACGTCGGCGGCGAGACCATCAAGAACACCTGGCGGATGTTCTACAAGCCCTTCCAGTATGCCACCAAGGTCATCGGCGTCTCGCCGGTGAAGGACCACAACCTCTGCAAGGCCACCATCACCATGAAGAACTGGTATGGCCTGCTGGGCAACCCCCGCAACCAGTTCCACCAGGACATCCACGGCATCATCAGCGACTTCGCCCTGATGATGAAGCCGACCCTGGTCATCGCCGACGCCCGCAAGATGCTGATGCGTAACGGCCCCACCGGCGGCAGCCTCAACGACGTGAAGCGATCCGACGCCATGATCGTCGGCATCGACCACGTCGCCGTCGACAGCTACACCGTCTCCAAGATCCTCGAGAAGCAGCGTCACGAGATCCTCTACCTCGACAAGGCCATCAAGCGAGGCCTCGGGGCCGACTGGCGCCCCCAGTGGACCCAGGAAATCACCGTCTGA
- a CDS encoding Uma2 family endonuclease: MSLELTRKTSRLRLAPGLAGVHLTPDEFDRATTGRGNRYELIGGVLVVSPHPGNGEVDPNEFLGFLLMSHKRNHPQGSAIDKALPEQTIPVGDDRRRMDRAIWVGLGRTPDPRVDVPAIAVEFVSRSRRDIRRDYEIKRDEYLAIGVREYWIIDRYRRTMTVHRRDGDRTLTKVVTEGQSHETDLLPGFVLPLAELLKLADDWAPPAKPLAAPEPETPPAEDA; this comes from the coding sequence ATGAGCCTTGAGCTGACCAGGAAGACGTCGCGTCTGCGCCTGGCCCCCGGGCTCGCGGGCGTGCACCTCACCCCGGATGAATTCGACCGGGCCACGACCGGGCGGGGCAATCGCTACGAGCTGATCGGCGGAGTTCTTGTCGTGTCACCCCACCCAGGAAACGGCGAAGTCGACCCCAACGAATTCCTCGGCTTCCTGCTGATGTCGCATAAGCGGAACCACCCGCAAGGGTCGGCGATCGATAAAGCACTGCCCGAGCAGACGATCCCCGTCGGCGACGACCGCCGCCGCATGGACCGGGCCATCTGGGTCGGACTGGGACGCACGCCTGACCCCCGCGTCGACGTCCCCGCCATCGCCGTCGAGTTCGTCTCCCGATCCAGGCGGGACATCCGCCGCGACTACGAGATCAAGCGCGACGAGTACCTGGCGATCGGCGTCCGCGAGTACTGGATCATCGACCGATACCGCCGCACGATGACCGTCCACCGCCGAGATGGCGACCGGACCCTCACCAAGGTCGTCACCGAGGGCCAATCCCACGAGACCGACCTGCTTCCCGGCTTCGTCCTCCCCTTGGCCGAACTCCTGAAGCTGGCCGACGATTGGGCGCCGCCCGCGAAACCTCTTGCAGCCCCCGAGCCCGAGACGCCACCGGCGGAGGATGCCTGA
- a CDS encoding 4Fe-4S dicluster domain-containing protein — translation MVKIRRAYEALFLGLFLFFLLITDLRYLKGWPVSIFLEATPLVALATALTTHTIYRNLVWGLVVIAITMMLGRVWCNWMCPFGILHHIFGFIGNRRNTKALIEVNRYKPIYAIKYYILAAMLAMASLWIVPTVLDAPNHVGRAFREAQVDTPERNVFARAFGAVGTGLASSAEQHKVGNSTLQIGLLDPIALTVRSMTTSVLPTVHKASESVYSEPREYWQAWLVGLIFIGFLVANWWIPRFFCRAICPLGALLGVFSRFSLWRIDRDPVRCTDCDLCLKNCEGASDPHKDLRKSECFVCLNCIEDCPHDALSYRFLPRKASEITYPAVGRRELMLAGVFGVLFFPMARLSGGVRKNFNKAVIRPPGSVAEDEFLRRCIKCDQCIRVCPTNVLQPALFEAGVEGLWTPIMISKMGWCELNCTLCSQVCPTGAIREISIAEKLGVGPFESKGPVKTGTAFYNQGRCLPWAMDTSCVVCEEVCPVSPKAIFTRNVTVTDRWGATLELKRPFIDPVKCIGCGICEHECPVKDDPAVYVTAIGETRDKTRSLLLSLVDEPSAADWITV, via the coding sequence GTGGTTAAGATCCGACGAGCTTACGAGGCCCTGTTCCTCGGCCTCTTTCTGTTCTTCCTGCTGATCACCGACCTGCGCTACTTGAAGGGCTGGCCGGTCTCGATCTTCCTGGAGGCCACGCCCCTGGTGGCGCTGGCCACCGCGCTGACGACGCACACGATCTACCGCAACCTCGTCTGGGGCCTGGTCGTCATCGCCATCACGATGATGCTCGGCCGCGTCTGGTGCAACTGGATGTGCCCCTTCGGCATCCTCCACCACATCTTCGGGTTCATCGGCAATCGCCGGAACACGAAGGCGCTCATCGAGGTCAACAGATACAAGCCGATCTACGCGATCAAGTACTACATCCTTGCCGCCATGCTCGCCATGGCCAGCCTCTGGATCGTGCCCACGGTGCTCGATGCCCCCAACCACGTGGGCCGGGCCTTCCGCGAGGCGCAGGTCGACACGCCCGAGCGCAACGTCTTCGCGCGGGCCTTCGGCGCAGTCGGCACCGGCCTGGCCAGCTCGGCCGAGCAGCACAAGGTGGGCAACAGCACGCTGCAAATTGGCCTGCTCGACCCCATCGCGCTGACCGTCCGGTCGATGACCACCAGCGTCCTGCCCACCGTGCACAAGGCGTCGGAGTCGGTCTATTCCGAGCCCCGCGAGTACTGGCAGGCCTGGCTCGTCGGCCTCATCTTCATCGGATTCCTGGTGGCCAACTGGTGGATCCCGCGGTTCTTCTGCCGGGCCATCTGCCCGCTGGGCGCCCTGCTCGGCGTCTTCAGCCGGTTCTCGCTCTGGCGCATCGACCGCGACCCGGTTCGCTGCACCGACTGCGACCTCTGCCTGAAGAACTGCGAAGGCGCCTCCGACCCGCATAAAGACCTGCGCAAGAGCGAATGCTTCGTCTGCCTCAACTGCATCGAGGACTGCCCGCACGACGCCCTCTCCTACCGGTTCCTGCCGCGCAAGGCCAGCGAGATCACCTACCCGGCCGTCGGCCGCCGCGAGCTGATGCTGGCCGGCGTCTTCGGCGTCCTCTTCTTCCCCATGGCGCGGCTCTCCGGCGGCGTCCGCAAGAACTTCAACAAGGCCGTCATCCGCCCCCCCGGCAGCGTGGCCGAGGATGAGTTCCTCCGCCGCTGCATCAAGTGCGACCAGTGCATCCGGGTCTGCCCCACCAACGTCCTCCAGCCGGCCCTGTTCGAAGCGGGCGTCGAGGGGCTCTGGACCCCGATCATGATCTCCAAGATGGGCTGGTGCGAGCTGAACTGCACGCTGTGCAGCCAGGTCTGCCCCACGGGCGCCATCCGCGAGATCTCCATCGCCGAGAAGCTCGGCGTCGGCCCCTTCGAGAGCAAGGGCCCCGTCAAGACCGGCACCGCCTTCTACAACCAGGGGCGCTGCCTCCCCTGGGCGATGGACACCAGCTGCGTCGTCTGCGAGGAGGTCTGCCCGGTCAGCCCCAAGGCGATCTTCACCAGGAACGTCACCGTCACCGACCGCTGGGGCGCCACCCTGGAGCTGAAGCGTCCCTTCATCGACCCGGTCAAGTGCATCGGCTGCGGCATCTGCGAGCATGAGTGCCCGGTGAAGGACGACCCGGCCGTCTACGTCACCGCCATCGGCGAGACCCGCGACAAGACCCGTTCGCTCCTGCTCAGCCTCGTCGACGAGCCCTCCGCCGCCGACTGGATCACCGTCTGA
- a CDS encoding DUF1559 domain-containing protein, with the protein MSNSSTRRAAPEPLRGFTLIELLVVLGVIGLLVGLTLPAVQSARESARRVACSNNLRQLGLALHSYIDSWDAVPPSTSTGDAAGSPHRVTYFSPQSLLLPFLEQGGIYNAINFSLGISYTANLETSSGIIAIDPGNSTVIALSVGTFLCPSDPRSGDDGGANGYRANAGACHGCVGDDVGAFFWGRPNRLSSFRDGLSHTLAFSEKPIGSGHGGTYSSSRDWVYRQSNPTPRSADGWVAVCSRLVETSRARLDAGSNWLISGAIFTTFFVATPPNSPIPDYGYDGFFGAGVFGARSRHPGGVNALTADGAVHWYGSAIDPAIWRSLGTRDGGEVISDVP; encoded by the coding sequence ATGAGCAACTCTTCGACACGAAGGGCCGCGCCGGAACCCCTCCGAGGGTTCACCCTGATCGAACTGCTGGTCGTCCTCGGCGTCATCGGCCTGCTCGTGGGGCTTACCTTGCCGGCGGTTCAGTCGGCCCGCGAATCGGCCAGGCGTGTCGCGTGCTCCAATAACCTCAGGCAGTTGGGCCTGGCCCTTCACTCCTATATCGACTCGTGGGATGCGGTCCCCCCCTCGACCTCGACCGGCGATGCGGCCGGGTCTCCGCATCGAGTTACGTATTTCTCGCCGCAATCCCTGCTCCTCCCTTTTCTGGAACAAGGGGGAATTTATAACGCAATCAACTTTTCCCTGGGAATCAGCTATACGGCGAATCTCGAAACATCTTCCGGTATCATTGCCATCGATCCCGGAAACTCGACGGTGATAGCACTCTCCGTGGGCACTTTCCTCTGCCCCTCCGACCCGAGATCCGGCGACGATGGTGGGGCGAATGGCTATCGGGCAAACGCCGGGGCGTGCCACGGCTGCGTGGGTGATGACGTCGGGGCGTTCTTCTGGGGGCGGCCGAATCGCCTGTCTAGCTTCCGTGACGGCCTCTCGCACACCCTGGCATTCTCCGAGAAGCCCATCGGCTCGGGCCATGGCGGCACTTATTCCTCATCCAGAGATTGGGTTTACAGACAGAGTAATCCGACCCCGAGGAGCGCCGACGGCTGGGTTGCCGTCTGCTCTCGGTTGGTTGAAACGTCGCGTGCGCGGCTCGACGCCGGGAGCAACTGGCTGATCTCGGGCGCCATCTTCACGACCTTCTTCGTCGCAACCCCGCCGAACAGTCCGATCCCCGATTACGGATATGATGGGTTCTTCGGAGCAGGTGTGTTCGGGGCCCGGAGTCGTCATCCGGGCGGGGTCAATGCGCTGACCGCCGACGGAGCCGTGCATTGGTACGGCTCGGCGATCGACCCGGCGATCTGGCGAAGCCTCGGAACCCGCGATGGGGGAGAGGTGATCTCGGACGTCCCATAA
- the nusB gene encoding transcription antitermination factor NusB, with the protein MPVLRRQKDGTGYFIVSTLNSRIVTHPLTEAGERELLESMGLKEGDHLEDRLLRDLIEYGLALSPEDVPPPRRSTEAQRAASPFAPRDEVETPEPEAEPAPTLIETPEPPVVMAPIARRIEESELEAASAPVAPVDETPEGLASRSPLMRRTRCREISLQVLYQAEQNEGVSTRQISRFINRRLRGDADQINFAIDLIDGVQEHQETLDNLISRFAENWRIDRMAAIDRNILRLGAFELLYSPDVPARLAINEALELAKRYSTAQSSRFVNGILDRLQGIDPNAPLPPLEPEVAPEVEAEKGPEVVINLENRRPSSDSKKARARAKRAAAELAETELAETVASEEADDEVAEIADESLAWEEIADETAGLGDETTPETS; encoded by the coding sequence ATGCCGGTCTTACGGAGACAGAAGGACGGGACCGGATATTTCATCGTCTCGACCCTGAATAGCCGCATCGTCACCCACCCGCTGACCGAAGCGGGAGAACGCGAGCTGCTCGAGTCGATGGGATTGAAGGAAGGGGATCACCTCGAAGATCGCCTGCTGCGCGACCTGATCGAGTATGGCCTGGCCCTCTCGCCCGAGGATGTCCCCCCGCCCCGCAGGTCAACCGAGGCCCAGCGGGCCGCGTCTCCGTTCGCCCCGCGAGACGAGGTCGAGACGCCTGAGCCCGAGGCCGAGCCGGCGCCCACGCTCATCGAGACGCCCGAGCCGCCGGTTGTCATGGCTCCCATCGCGCGGCGGATCGAGGAGTCGGAGCTCGAGGCCGCCTCGGCGCCGGTCGCCCCTGTCGACGAGACGCCCGAAGGCCTGGCGTCGCGGTCGCCGCTGATGAGGCGGACCCGGTGCCGCGAGATCTCGCTCCAGGTCCTGTATCAGGCCGAGCAGAATGAAGGGGTCTCCACCCGCCAGATCAGCCGGTTCATCAACCGGAGGCTCCGCGGCGATGCGGATCAGATCAATTTCGCCATCGACCTGATCGACGGAGTCCAGGAGCATCAGGAGACGCTGGACAACCTGATCTCCCGGTTCGCCGAGAACTGGCGGATCGACCGGATGGCGGCCATCGACCGCAACATCTTGCGTCTGGGTGCCTTCGAGCTTCTGTACTCGCCCGACGTGCCCGCAAGGCTCGCCATCAACGAGGCCCTTGAGTTGGCCAAGCGGTACAGCACCGCGCAGTCGAGCCGGTTCGTCAACGGCATCCTTGACCGCCTCCAGGGGATCGACCCCAACGCCCCACTCCCCCCCCTGGAACCCGAGGTTGCCCCCGAAGTCGAGGCCGAGAAGGGCCCCGAGGTGGTTATCAACCTGGAGAATCGCAGGCCCTCCTCGGATTCCAAGAAGGCGCGTGCCAGGGCCAAGAGAGCTGCGGCGGAGCTGGCCGAGACGGAGCTGGCCGAGACGGTCGCCAGCGAAGAGGCCGACGACGAGGTGGCCGAAATCGCCGACGAGTCGCTTGCCTGGGAAGAGATCGCTGACGAGACGGCCGGGCTCGGCGACGAGACGACGCCCGAAACGTCGTGA
- a CDS encoding Uma2 family endonuclease — MSQTSVARPRASSPPVAAPPVELRLTPDVDLTVSAAGFAELCRLNSDLRLELSASGTLIAMAPAGSDTGHANAGITARLFIWNETARLGYVFDSSAGFTLPNGAIRAPDASWIERSRYDALTPDQRKAFAHICPDFVIELRSPSDSQPKVRDKMVEYLAQGARLGWLIDPISVTAEIYRPGRDPQILERPASLDGEDVLPGFRLDLTGILT, encoded by the coding sequence ATGAGCCAGACATCCGTCGCCAGGCCCCGAGCCAGCTCACCCCCCGTCGCCGCACCGCCGGTCGAGCTGCGTCTCACGCCCGATGTCGACCTCACCGTCTCGGCGGCTGGGTTCGCCGAGCTTTGCCGTCTCAACAGCGACCTGCGGCTGGAACTCTCCGCAAGCGGGACACTCATTGCCATGGCACCCGCGGGTTCCGACACAGGTCACGCCAACGCCGGGATCACCGCCCGGCTCTTCATTTGGAATGAAACGGCGAGGCTCGGTTACGTCTTCGACTCCTCCGCAGGGTTCACACTGCCCAATGGTGCCATCCGCGCCCCGGACGCCTCCTGGATCGAACGATCGCGATATGACGCCTTGACTCCCGATCAGCGCAAGGCCTTCGCCCACATCTGCCCCGACTTCGTCATCGAGCTGCGCTCACCCAGCGACTCCCAGCCCAAGGTCCGCGACAAGATGGTCGAGTACCTGGCGCAGGGCGCTCGGCTCGGGTGGCTGATTGACCCGATCTCAGTCACCGCCGAGATCTACAGGCCTGGCCGGGATCCTCAGATCCTCGAGCGGCCCGCCTCGCTCGATGGTGAGGACGTGCTCCCCGGATTCAGACTCGACCTCACGGGGATTCTCACATGA
- a CDS encoding endo alpha-1,4 polygalactosaminidase produces the protein MRPESCFALFSALILAATAHGQAPKRDYRADMRAFVAAISLKAKAQTPGFLVVPQGGLELLTEDAEPDGKLAAAYLGAIDGVGQEEVFYGFENVDDRKTPRPESEAFLKLLDVAKKAGKGVLVTDYATKRPLVDDAYARNKAAGLVGFVADRRGLDRIPRYPAKPPGVNTADVRSFADVKNFLYLIDGGRFETLANYLGAMARTDHDLLIIDPFSGDWAPTAADIDRLKRKPGGGRRLVLCYLSIGEAEDYRPYWKPAWTKAPPPFLGPENPDWKGNFSVRYWDSAWRSIILDGPGSPLGRILAAGFDGVYLDKVDEYGWFEDHPE, from the coding sequence ATGCGCCCGGAGAGTTGCTTCGCCCTGTTTTCGGCCCTGATCCTGGCGGCAACCGCCCACGGGCAGGCGCCGAAGCGAGATTATCGGGCCGACATGCGCGCCTTCGTGGCTGCAATCAGCCTGAAGGCCAAGGCGCAAACTCCGGGGTTCCTGGTCGTGCCGCAGGGGGGCCTGGAGCTGTTGACCGAGGATGCCGAGCCGGACGGCAAGCTGGCGGCCGCCTACCTGGGTGCCATCGACGGCGTCGGTCAGGAGGAGGTTTTCTACGGTTTTGAGAACGTGGACGACCGCAAGACGCCAAGGCCGGAGTCTGAGGCCTTTCTGAAACTCCTGGACGTGGCGAAGAAGGCCGGCAAGGGTGTGCTGGTGACCGACTACGCCACGAAGAGGCCCTTGGTCGATGACGCCTACGCCCGCAACAAGGCCGCCGGACTCGTCGGGTTCGTGGCCGACCGTCGGGGCCTGGACAGGATCCCGCGTTATCCGGCCAAGCCGCCGGGCGTGAACACAGCCGACGTCCGGTCCTTCGCCGACGTGAAGAACTTCCTCTACCTGATCGACGGCGGCCGGTTCGAGACGCTCGCCAACTACCTGGGGGCGATGGCGAGGACCGACCACGACTTACTTATCATCGACCCGTTCTCGGGCGACTGGGCGCCCACCGCGGCCGACATCGACCGGCTGAAGCGCAAGCCGGGCGGTGGTCGTCGGCTCGTGCTCTGCTACCTCAGCATTGGCGAGGCCGAGGACTATCGCCCCTACTGGAAGCCCGCCTGGACCAAGGCCCCGCCGCCGTTCCTGGGCCCCGAAAACCCCGACTGGAAGGGGAACTTCTCCGTCCGTTACTGGGATTCCGCCTGGCGGTCGATCATCCTCGACGGCCCCGGCTCGCCCCTCGGACGCATCCTGGCGGCCGGCTTCGACGGGGTCTATCTCGACAAGGTCGACGAGTATGGCTGGTTCGAGGACCACCCCGAGTAA
- the ftsY gene encoding signal recognition particle-docking protein FtsY encodes MAAKRLLDRLRQGLSRTAKLFDVRSWFGRTVDQSFLDALEARLIQADVGVKATAKIVDEVREAYAGKTADEELITLVKGSLKALLADPRPGTLAVAPKKPTVYLIAGVNGSGKTTSIAKLAQRVKGEGKSVLLAACDTFRAAAADQLAIWAERSGSEIVRGAPGADPASVAHDACDRALAREVDVLIVDTAGRLHTQSHLMRELEKVNGVVRRKIGGAPHETLLVLDATNGQNAIRQAEAFTKSIGCTGVILTKLDGTAKGGVVVAIRQILNLPVKFIGVGEGIDDLQPFDADDFVESLFT; translated from the coding sequence ATGGCCGCGAAACGCCTGCTCGACCGACTCCGCCAGGGGCTCTCCAGGACCGCCAAGCTCTTCGACGTCCGCTCGTGGTTCGGCCGGACGGTCGACCAGTCGTTCCTCGATGCGCTCGAGGCCCGGCTCATCCAGGCCGACGTCGGCGTGAAGGCTACCGCCAAGATCGTCGACGAGGTGCGCGAGGCCTACGCCGGCAAGACCGCCGACGAGGAGCTGATCACGCTGGTCAAGGGGAGCCTGAAGGCCCTGCTCGCCGACCCCAGGCCCGGGACCCTAGCCGTCGCACCAAAAAAGCCGACGGTCTACCTCATCGCGGGGGTCAACGGGTCGGGCAAGACGACCTCGATCGCCAAGCTGGCCCAGCGGGTCAAGGGGGAGGGCAAGTCTGTCTTGCTCGCCGCCTGCGACACCTTCCGCGCCGCCGCGGCCGACCAGCTCGCCATCTGGGCCGAACGCTCGGGCTCCGAGATCGTCCGCGGAGCCCCCGGGGCCGATCCCGCGAGCGTGGCGCACGACGCGTGCGACCGTGCCCTGGCTCGCGAGGTGGATGTCTTGATTGTCGACACCGCAGGCCGGCTGCACACGCAGTCGCACCTGATGCGCGAGCTGGAGAAGGTCAACGGCGTGGTCCGCCGCAAAATCGGTGGCGCCCCCCACGAGACGCTGCTCGTGCTTGACGCCACCAACGGCCAGAACGCCATCCGCCAGGCCGAGGCTTTCACCAAGAGCATCGGCTGCACGGGCGTGATCCTGACCAAGCTCGACGGCACCGCCAAGGGAGGGGTCGTCGTCGCCATCCGCCAGATCCTGAACCTGCCCGTCAAGTTCATCGGGGTGGGCGAGGGAATCGACGACCTCCAGCCGTTCGACGCCGACGACTTCGTCGAATCCCTCTTCACTTGA
- a CDS encoding PHP domain-containing protein has translation MPDASKAGRADLHVHTTHSDGACSPGEVVQAAANMRLAALAITDHDSLSALAVARPEAARLGIELVGGIELTAERDGREVHILGHFVRDDDPTLVELTASMRIERDTRLAGMIARLAGLGLRVDHEQLRRAFPRATLGRKHLGDFLVRTGQVPTRREAFARWLGDDGPAQVPKPRVEWHRAIRVIREAGGVAGLAHPPHDLRLATLRDYADAGMGAIEVDYHAVDARRESRLREWATLLDLVPTAGSDFHAPDRPGRWLGAITTPTADLERLRERSEAGVARA, from the coding sequence ATGCCTGATGCCTCGAAGGCCGGCCGGGCCGACCTGCATGTCCACACGACCCACTCCGACGGCGCCTGCTCGCCGGGTGAGGTGGTTCAGGCGGCGGCCAACATGCGGCTTGCCGCCCTGGCGATCACCGACCACGACAGCCTCTCAGCCCTGGCCGTGGCCCGCCCCGAAGCGGCACGCCTGGGCATCGAGCTGGTCGGCGGCATCGAGCTGACCGCCGAGCGCGACGGCCGAGAGGTCCACATCCTCGGCCACTTCGTCCGCGACGACGACCCGACCCTGGTCGAGCTGACCGCCTCGATGCGCATCGAGCGGGACACGCGCCTGGCCGGCATGATCGCCCGGCTGGCCGGGCTCGGCCTGCGGGTCGACCACGAGCAGTTGCGCCGGGCTTTTCCGCGTGCCACCCTGGGCCGCAAGCATCTGGGCGACTTCCTGGTGCGCACCGGCCAGGTGCCCACCCGCCGCGAGGCGTTCGCTCGCTGGCTGGGCGACGACGGCCCCGCGCAGGTTCCCAAGCCGCGCGTCGAGTGGCACAGGGCCATCCGGGTTATCCGCGAAGCCGGCGGAGTCGCCGGCCTGGCGCACCCGCCCCACGACCTGCGGCTCGCCACCTTGCGCGACTACGCCGACGCGGGCATGGGCGCCATCGAGGTCGACTACCACGCCGTCGACGCCCGCCGCGAGTCCCGCCTGCGCGAGTGGGCCACCTTGCTGGATCTGGTCCCCACCGCCGGCTCCGACTTCCACGCCCCCGACCGACCTGGCCGCTGGCTGGGGGCGATCACGACGCCCACGGCCGACCTCGAACGGCTGCGGGAACGGTCTGAGGCCGGCGTCGCACGGGCCTGA